The genomic interval CGACACTCACGACGTAGCTCTCGATCGAGCTGCCGCCTCCGGTGGCGGGCTTCTGCCAGCTGACCCGCAGACCACGATCGACGGCTGTCGCGTTCACCGCCGCAGGAGCGGGCGGGATGATGTCGGACCAGATCGCCTCGCCCAGATTCGCCGGGGCCGAGGTTCCGATGGCGTTGACGGCGCTGACCGACAGCCGCATCGCGTGCGATGGTCCGTTCCCGGGGGTCGAGATGAGGCACCCGACGGTGACCGTGCACGACGTCGTGGAGACGACGCTGCCGCTGCCCGCATCCGCCGCGGTCACGCGGTACTCGGTGATGGGCGCGTTGTTGAACGGACCGGGCGCCCACCCGATGCGGAGCGCACGGTCGCCGAACTCGGTGACGCGCAGGTTGGTGACCGGATCGGGCACGTCCTGCACCGAGATCGTCACAGTGCCCCACACGTAGCGGTCGGGATCTCGCGTCGCGTCGGCCACCTGATACTGCAGGGTCGTGTCGATGGGCTCCGCGGTCTCGGCGACCGTGATCGACAGTCGGGAGCGATCGGCGCTCGGCGTGACCGTGACCCCCGCGGGCAGCGCGGCATCGGAGAGCCCGCGGATGTCGACCACGGTGAGAGGCGTGCCCGGGAACGGGTTGGTGGCCGCGTCATTCGCGAGGACATCGACGACCGTGGTCTGACCTCGACGGGTGATCGTCTGGTCGGCGACGGTCTTGGCGAGCGGGCGCGTCGACGGCACGATGCGCAGCTGGAGGCGCCCGGCCTGTCCGTCGTTGAGCGCGTCGCGCACCGCGAGCGTGAGGTTGGTCGTCGCCCCCTTCACCGCGGATGCGTCGGCGGTGAGCAGCAGACGCTGCCCGTTGAGCTGGGCGCTGAACCCGGTGGGGAGCGGGCCGGTGATCGTGTAGGCGAGCTCGTCGATGTCGTCGTCGTGCGGGTACTTGGTGAGCTTCACGAGGTCGAGTTCGCGCACCTGCCCCGGCTCGAATTCGAGCACCCCGCCGGTGAACACGGGCGGCTGGTTGTCGCGCGGGCGCACCTCGATCGGCAGCGAGAGCGTCGCGACGTTGCCGCCGAGACCGTTCTCAGTCGACCCGTCGGTGACCTCGAACGTGATCGACGCGGGGCCCCAGTACCGTTCAGCCGACGTGAACTGCAGCGTGTCGTCGTCGATGACGAGCGACGCGCCGTTGGAGTGGGTCGCCCGCACGGTGCTCGAGTCGGTGAGCCGCACGCGCGATCCGCCGATCGTGACGACGTACTGCGACAGCTCGATCCGCAGGGTGGATTCGCTGTTGACGATGAGCGGCGGGGCCTTGGTGTTGATCTGCGGCAGGGCGTCGTCATAGCCCGGCACCCGGATGAACGCGTAGGACCGGATCTGCGGAGCATCGGGGTGCACGACGGCGAACGGGATGACCTGGCTCCGTTCGCCGATGGTCACGCGCACGCGCTTGTTGGGCAGCACCTCCGCGGTCTGCGCGAATCCGGCGACGAGTTCGACGCCGAGATCGCGCGCCTCTCCGTCGGCGAAGAAGGCCCGATCGAGCACCGAGACATCCACGGTGCTGCGGTCGATGACGTCCGTCACCGTGAGCTCGGTGTCGGTGATGACGGGCCACGCGAGGGGTGCGTCATCGGAGACGTTCACCCGGATGAACGCCGAGCTCGTCCCGCCCGTCTCGTTCTCGATCGTGTAGACGACGCTGAAGTCGCCCGCCCCCGGGGGTGTGATGCGCACGACGTCGTCGCCCACGATCTCCGCGACGACGTCCGGGGTGTTCGGTTCGACCTGTCGGATTCGCAGCGCGCTGCCGTCCGGGTCGGAGTCGTTCACGAGCGGGCGGACCGATACCGTGCGGCCCACGCGCACCGAGACGGTGTCGTAGTTGGCCACGGGATTGCGTGCACCTTCGAGCGACGGCGAGATGCCGACCCGGATGGTGCCGGTCGCGCGTGCGCCGAGCCCGTCGACGAGGGTGTAGTGGAAGACGTCGGTTCCGGAGGAGTACTCCCCGGCCTGGTAACGGAGGGTGCTTCCCTCCATGCCGACGATGGCCCCCTTCTCGGGGTTCGTCGACTGCCCGACGAGCGTCACCGTATCGCCATCGGGATCGACACCGTTGACGGGGATGTCGATCGACACTGTCTTACCCGCGAGGGTGCGCGCCGTCACCGTGCGCGGAACGGGCGGATTGTTGGTCGAGGCGTTGCGCTCGCGCACCGAGATGACGACGCGAGCCTGCGCGAGCTGCCCGTCCGTCCCCGCCACGGTGTACACCCCTTCGTAGATCCCCGCGGTCTCGGGTGCCAGGTAGCGGAGCCGGTCTCCCGCCGAGAAGAGGAGCCCCGCGTCCGCAGGGACCGTGGATGCCAGCTCGGGAAGCAGCGCGATCTCTCCGCCGTCGGGCTGCTCGTCGTTGTCGAGAACGTGGATGTCGATCGTGTCTCCGGCGCGCACGGTCACGTGGTCGTCGGTCGCGATCGGCGGCTGCATCCGGATGGGACGCGGGATCTCGACCACGGTGATCGTGCCGTCGGCAGACGCGAGACCGTTGCTGATCCGATAGCTGAATGTCACGGGCTGCGACAGCGGGGCCGTCAGGCTGACACGCACGCGCCGCTGATCGAGCACCTCCGCCGTGATGCCGACGCCGGCAGGGACGCCCCCCACCCCTGTCACGACGAGCACCCCGCCTGCGGGGTCGATGTCGCTCGTCGGCGGGTCGACGAGCTGGGTGCTGTCGGTCGTCATGAAAAGCGTCTTCGGCACCGTGATGGGGCGCGTGGATGCGTCGGCGGGCGCGGTCACGTCGACCCGCACGACGCCGGTCGCGGTCTGCGTGCCGTCCGTGACGGTGAACTCGAGGTAGTGGGTGCGCACCTCGGTGGAGAGGAAGGTGAAGGTTCCCGCATCGAAGCTCGGCACGAGCGTCGTCCCCGCCTTCGGGGGAACGCCGCCCAATCGGATCGGAGCGTTGCCCCCGCGCACGTGCTGGAGCGGCCGGATGGTGACCTCTTCGCCCGCACTGGCGAGCACGACCCATGGCTCCACGAGGATCGGCACGTCGCCGCGTTCGCGGACCGTCACCTGCAGCGAGCCGCCCGCGGTGTCGCGGCCGTCCGAGACGCCGATCGCGATCGTCTTGCCGCCGATGCCCTCGCCGCCGTCGGTGAACACGATCACCCCGTCGGGCTTGAACCCCACCTGATCGGGTGCGGCGACCGACGCCGACGTGAGGTAGATGGCGTCGCCATCGGGGTCGATCCAGTCGCCGAGCACCTGGGTCGACACACGCCCGCCCGAGTCGACGTTCGCAGTCGAGGTGCGGACGGCCCGCGGGGGTGAGTTCTCGGCGTCGCTGCGCACCGTGACGGTCACGACGGCGCTGGCGAAACCGCCGCGCCCGTCGCTGATCGTGTAGCCGAACGAGACCTGCCCGCTCGCATCGGACGCGAGGGTCAGCTGAAGCTGCTGGTTGCGACTGACGAGGTCGAGGCGTCCGATCGTCTCGTCGATCTGGTCGAACGCCGTGATGACGAGAACGTCGCCGTTGGGGTCGTAGTCGTTCAGCAGAACGGGCAGGACGGTGGTGCGGCCGGGGCGCGCGCCCAGGTCATCGTCGACGGCGGTAGGCGGCTGCTGCACCTCCTCGAGCTCAGGCGGCGTCTCATCATCCGCCTGCGGCGTCTCCTCTTCGCGGTCCTGGTCGATGAGGAGCGACTCCCAGTTGTCGATGAGCTCGCCGGATGCCTGCACCGCCCAGCTCTCGCCGCCAAGCGCATCATTGAGGACGACGCGGCCCTGGTTGACGGCGAACGCGAGCCGCGGCCCGGGCGCGAGGCCCGCGAGTGCCATGTCGATGCCGTCTTCCCGAGGGCACCCCCGCCACGCGGAACCGCCGCTCCACGCGGCGAAGCGGCACCCGTCGACGACCACGGGCGCCGCGGGCACTCCTGCACCGGACTCCACGAGCACCCGCGCATCCCCGTCGCCGAGAGGCACACTCGCGAGCCCGCCGGTGTGCGCGACGAGCACCCCGTCCGCGGCCGGCCCGGGCATCTGCACGCGCGCGCTCGAACCGGAGACGACACTCGAGAGGTTCTTCGCACCCGCAGCGGTGGAGAGCTGCCCCGAATCGGCGTCGAAGACGACCCACTCCTCGCCGACCGCCGTGATCTGCACGCTCCCGCCCACAGGCGGAGTCCCCGACCACTGCATCGACGAGCGCTGCCCCACCACAGACGCACCAGGCTCGACCCGCCACACCTCCGTGGCGTCCGGGACGTACGCGAGCAGCGCACCCGAGTCCGTCAGCGCGAGCACCGCGCCGGTGCCGAGACTCAGTGCGGACGGCACGGCCGCGTCGAAGGAGGCGACATCGGAGAGCGGCACGAACCACACCTCGCCCGTCTCGGCGAAGATCACGACGCGATCCTCGGCGAGGTGCACGGACGGATTCTGCGGCGGAAGCGACACGGCCTCGCCGAGTTCGGCCGTCGCCGGATCGACGACGCGCATCGTCGCGCTCGCGCGATCGACGAGGATCACCGTCGATCCGGACTGCACCAGCTCGGCCTGCTCGGCATCCGTCTCGATCGTGCTGTCCAGCTCGAATACCGCGGTGTTCGCCCGGCCGATCGCATCGTGCGAGGCCCCCGCCACCCACACCGACGGATCGGTGAGATCCATCCGCTGCGCCGTGTAGCCCGTCGAGACGATCGCAACCGTCGCGACGAGCACCGCGACGGCCGTGCTGCTCGTGATGGTCGCGAGAAGGGGACGGCGTGTGGAGAACCAGGAGCTCATGTCAGCTTCCCGATGCGATCACGCACTTGTCGGCGCTCGCCGGTCCCGCGATCCCGTCGCGGTTGACGGTCACCGTGAGGCACACGGTCGAGCCGGGCGTGGTGTCGACCACGAAACGCGACGACGACTGCACCGTCGGCGCCTGGGCGATGCCGTCCTCCGACACGACGATCTGATAGCGGTCCCCGCTCGTGATGTCGGGGTCGGACCAGCTGAACTCGATGCGTCCTGCGTCTTTGAGATCGGCGTCGATGTCCGACACCACCGGGATGCCCGAATCGAGGTTCGTCAGCAGGATCGCGAGGGCGATCAGTCCGAGCACGGTGATGAGCGAGGCGGCTGCCGTGAGAATCCAGGTCATACGACGGCTCGCCGGGCTCTGGGCGCCGGAACCCGAGTGGGACTCATCGGCCCCGCTGCGCTCCACCACAGGATGATGGGCGTATGGCGTCTGCGCCACCGCGCGCCGGCGCCGCCGGCCACGGGCACTCGGGTTCGTGCCCGTCGCCACCGGGCGGAGCAGAGTGCGGTCGTCATCATTGCCGAGAGCGCCCAGCGCCCATTCGTCCATCGCGATCTCGACGGGTGTCTGCGCAGCACCGAGCTCGGTCTCGATGAGCTGCAGCTCGCGCACGAGTTCGAGCGCACTCGCGGGTCGCATCTCGGGGCGGCGCGACATCGAACGGCGAAGCAGCAGCTCAAGGCTCGCGGGCACATCGCTGCGGCCGATCGGCTCCGGCTTGGCGCGCGCGATGCGCGCCATGAGGTCGCTCGAGGTGTTCGACCCACCGGGGACCTCGAACGGCGAGCGACCGGCGAGGAGCGAGTACACCGTCGCGCCGAGCGCCCACACCTCAGAGGCGACCGTTCCCGGCGTCTCGTCGAGCAGCACCTCCGGGGCGGACCACGGGATCGACAGTCCCACCGACTCCTGCTCACGCTGACCGGCGAGGGTCGCCGCGATTCCGAAATCGGAGAGCACCGGATGCCCGTACGCCGTCATGAGGATGTTCGACGGCTTGATGTCACGGTGCAGCACGCCGATCGCGTGTGCGGATTCGACGGCCGAACCGATCTTCACGGCGATGCGCAGCACCTCGGTGACGGGTAGCGCCTCGCGGCGGTAGCGCTCGGCGAGCGCCGAGGAGCACAGCTCCATCACCAGATACGGGCGCCCATCGCTCGACACACTCGCCTGGTAGACGGTGAGGATCGACGGATGCGCGCTCAGCTGGGCCATGAGATTGGCCTCAGCCTGGAACATCTGACGCACATGGTCGTTGACGACCTCGCTCAGCATCACCTTGACGGCGACCTGCCTGCGCGGCATGTTCTGCTCATACAGGAAGACGTCGGCGAAACCCCCCGACCCGAGCACATGCACGTACGAGAACCCCGGCAGCACGGGAGGCTGCGACGGCAGACGTCGTGCTGCCACGGCTACCCCCTCGCCCCTGTGGAGCCTTCATCATAGTCAGGCCCGTCTGCCCCCCACTGGGTGCCGTCGACGCTCGTCACATCGATGACGATGACGGTGATGTTGTCGCGGCCCCCCGCGGCGAGCGCCGCATCCACGAGCGCATTCGCCGTCTCGCCCGCGGTCAGGCGCGCCGCCATGTGCAGTCGGATGCGCGCCGCGTCGAGCTCCTTCGTGAGACCGTCCGAGCACAGCAGCAGCCGCATGCCCGCGACGAGCGGGATCCTCCAGAAGTCCGGGTTGGGATCCTCGCGGAAGCCGAGCGCGCGCGTGATGACGTTCGACTCCGGATGCGCCTCCGCTTCGTGCGGCTCGATGATCCCGGCGTCGACGAGCTCCTGCACGACCGAGTGGTCGCGCGTCACCTGCAGGAGCTCGTTGCGGATGAAGCTGTACACCCGGCTGTCGCCCACGTTGAACACGAGGAACGCCGGACGTTCGCCCGAGAGGTCCAGAACCGCACCGGTGACCGTCGTCCCCGCGCCGAGCGGCATGTCGACCGAGAGAGCATCGATGTCGTTCGCGGCGAGAGTCAGCGCGTCGCCGATCGCCGATTCGCCCACGACATCCGCGAGCACGCCGAGCCGCTCGACCACCGCGGAGCTCGCACGATCCCCCGCACTGTGACCGCCCATGCCGTCCGCGACAGCGAACACGGGCGGCACGAGCACCAGACTGTCTTCGTTGACAGCGCGACGATGGCCCACATCCGTGGCGCCCGCCCATGCGAGCGTCACGTTCGCCCCACGCGCGGTCACGAAGCTGCGACCCGTCGAGTCCTCGCCACGCCGAGTCATCGGGACCGCCCTGCCGTCGACGGCGCGAGGATCTCCACCACGACGCCCTCCCCCAGATCGATGCGGGCACCCGGCATCACCACGAGCGACTCCCCACGCCGCAGGCTCACCACCCCGGAACCCGGAAGGTGCACCTCGCTGCCGTTGAGGGTGCGCAGATCCGTCGCGACGACCATCGCCCCCTGCTCCCGCAGCTCCAGGTGCCGCGCCGAGATCTGCCGCTCAGGACTGGCGACCGCGACAAGACGCGGACGGACCGACTGCGGCACACGCGAATGGCTCGGCCGCCGCCCGATCTGCACGGGACGATCCAGCTCGAGCTCCGCATCGCCCACCCGGATGCGGTGATGAGGGCGCAGCGACATCGGCACGGGAGGAAGCGAGAGCTGCCGGTCAGCCTGCGCCACCACATCTCGCACGATCGTGTCGCCCTCGGCGACCTCACGATGGATGTCCTCGAGAGCGCGCACATCGGTGACGACGCGCGGCGCCTGGGTCACCGTGTCGTCGTCCTCATGGATGTCATCATGCATGCGCGTCTCACCCCCGCCCTCGTGGAGACCATTGTCGCTCGCTGAGCGCACAACGCCGTATCCCCAGAGGGCGGGGCGAGAGATCCGCCGAACTATTCGCCGATGCAGGCGCTGGCTACTCGCCGATGTACGACATGACGTGCTTGATGCGCGTGTAGTCCTCGAAGCCGTACATCGAGAGGTCCTTGCCGTACCCGGAGTGCTTGAAACCGCCGTGCGGCATCTCGGCGACGAGCGGGATGTGGGTGTTGATCCACACGCAGCCGAAGTCGAGACGCTTCGCGAAGCGCATTGCACGACCGTGGTCCTTCGTCCAGACGCTCGAGGAGAGTCCGTAC from Salinibacterium sp. ZJ70 carries:
- a CDS encoding Ig-like domain-containing protein; its protein translation is MSSWFSTRRPLLATITSSTAVAVLVATVAIVSTGYTAQRMDLTDPSVWVAGASHDAIGRANTAVFELDSTIETDAEQAELVQSGSTVILVDRASATMRVVDPATAELGEAVSLPPQNPSVHLAEDRVVIFAETGEVWFVPLSDVASFDAAVPSALSLGTGAVLALTDSGALLAYVPDATEVWRVEPGASVVGQRSSMQWSGTPPVGGSVQITAVGEEWVVFDADSGQLSTAAGAKNLSSVVSGSSARVQMPGPAADGVLVAHTGGLASVPLGDGDARVLVESGAGVPAAPVVVDGCRFAAWSGGSAWRGCPREDGIDMALAGLAPGPRLAFAVNQGRVVLNDALGGESWAVQASGELIDNWESLLIDQDREEETPQADDETPPELEEVQQPPTAVDDDLGARPGRTTVLPVLLNDYDPNGDVLVITAFDQIDETIGRLDLVSRNQQLQLTLASDASGQVSFGYTISDGRGGFASAVVTVTVRSDAENSPPRAVRTSTANVDSGGRVSTQVLGDWIDPDGDAIYLTSASVAAPDQVGFKPDGVIVFTDGGEGIGGKTIAIGVSDGRDTAGGSLQVTVRERGDVPILVEPWVVLASAGEEVTIRPLQHVRGGNAPIRLGGVPPKAGTTLVPSFDAGTFTFLSTEVRTHYLEFTVTDGTQTATGVVRVDVTAPADASTRPITVPKTLFMTTDSTQLVDPPTSDIDPAGGVLVVTGVGGVPAGVGITAEVLDQRRVRVSLTAPLSQPVTFSYRISNGLASADGTITVVEIPRPIRMQPPIATDDHVTVRAGDTIDIHVLDNDEQPDGGEIALLPELASTVPADAGLLFSAGDRLRYLAPETAGIYEGVYTVAGTDGQLAQARVVISVRERNASTNNPPVPRTVTARTLAGKTVSIDIPVNGVDPDGDTVTLVGQSTNPEKGAIVGMEGSTLRYQAGEYSSGTDVFHYTLVDGLGARATGTIRVGISPSLEGARNPVANYDTVSVRVGRTVSVRPLVNDSDPDGSALRIRQVEPNTPDVVAEIVGDDVVRITPPGAGDFSVVYTIENETGGTSSAFIRVNVSDDAPLAWPVITDTELTVTDVIDRSTVDVSVLDRAFFADGEARDLGVELVAGFAQTAEVLPNKRVRVTIGERSQVIPFAVVHPDAPQIRSYAFIRVPGYDDALPQINTKAPPLIVNSESTLRIELSQYVVTIGGSRVRLTDSSTVRATHSNGASLVIDDDTLQFTSAERYWGPASITFEVTDGSTENGLGGNVATLSLPIEVRPRDNQPPVFTGGVLEFEPGQVRELDLVKLTKYPHDDDIDELAYTITGPLPTGFSAQLNGQRLLLTADASAVKGATTNLTLAVRDALNDGQAGRLQLRIVPSTRPLAKTVADQTITRRGQTTVVDVLANDAATNPFPGTPLTVVDIRGLSDAALPAGVTVTPSADRSRLSITVAETAEPIDTTLQYQVADATRDPDRYVWGTVTISVQDVPDPVTNLRVTEFGDRALRIGWAPGPFNNAPITEYRVTAADAGSGSVVSTTSCTVTVGCLISTPGNGPSHAMRLSVSAVNAIGTSAPANLGEAIWSDIIPPAPAAVNATAVDRGLRVSWQKPATGGGSSIESYVVSVGGISVTVGVDAADAPGTSYARIITNPGFANGAALPYSVSARNRAPNSLASWNDAGGTGVPAGAPLVLASPSAAASLTDGTSATVDWLGAFDGNGRAITAYYVARHSGAPPACTVTGVEQGAPVLNPPTGPNVQNVGTATSAQITGLTPNTSYTFTVYAVNGQGCTASANVTATPRVAPGNVVVQPGDISSLIDRGDGRWDMQLLGLTIPFGSSDVDSFMYRLSGGSTDQTARGPVPVGSFLTSDTSHYGNLIAVEVKACRTYSADVQLCSPEWSAPVTIGRAIRIEVTGLLAVETSAPAAPDTPGAGYWTWTSGPGVGAGGTGYDSVSYTCGPADDPGTAGVCEVTGVGGTGSYPDLVVSVTSGGVVYTRSYAWSDAPH
- a CDS encoding serine/threonine-protein kinase — translated: MAARRLPSQPPVLPGFSYVHVLGSGGFADVFLYEQNMPRRQVAVKVMLSEVVNDHVRQMFQAEANLMAQLSAHPSILTVYQASVSSDGRPYLVMELCSSALAERYRREALPVTEVLRIAVKIGSAVESAHAIGVLHRDIKPSNILMTAYGHPVLSDFGIAATLAGQREQESVGLSIPWSAPEVLLDETPGTVASEVWALGATVYSLLAGRSPFEVPGGSNTSSDLMARIARAKPEPIGRSDVPASLELLLRRSMSRRPEMRPASALELVRELQLIETELGAAQTPVEIAMDEWALGALGNDDDRTLLRPVATGTNPSARGRRRRRAVAQTPYAHHPVVERSGADESHSGSGAQSPASRRMTWILTAAASLITVLGLIALAILLTNLDSGIPVVSDIDADLKDAGRIEFSWSDPDITSGDRYQIVVSEDGIAQAPTVQSSSRFVVDTTPGSTVCLTVTVNRDGIAGPASADKCVIASGS
- a CDS encoding PP2C family serine/threonine-protein phosphatase, whose translation is MTRRGEDSTGRSFVTARGANVTLAWAGATDVGHRRAVNEDSLVLVPPVFAVADGMGGHSAGDRASSAVVERLGVLADVVGESAIGDALTLAANDIDALSVDMPLGAGTTVTGAVLDLSGERPAFLVFNVGDSRVYSFIRNELLQVTRDHSVVQELVDAGIIEPHEAEAHPESNVITRALGFREDPNPDFWRIPLVAGMRLLLCSDGLTKELDAARIRLHMAARLTAGETANALVDAALAAGGRDNITVIVIDVTSVDGTQWGADGPDYDEGSTGARG